The following proteins are encoded in a genomic region of Phycisphaera sp.:
- a CDS encoding filamentous hemagglutinin N-terminal domain-containing protein, translating into MDARQSRPTSDRIGRLLVLAGTTLTVQAVALAGPEGGRVVHGGASIERAGPITTIRAQNNAILAFDRFDISAHETVRFLQPTVNSRVLNRITGNDPSIIAGSLLANGQVYIVNPAGIYFTGTSIVDVGGLYAAAGNMTNQDFLANVDTFTLSGVVSNHGLIQGSAIHLLGREVANHGTIIADEGIVALGSGDEVLMGAPRTRIYAKPQVGPSNKPHGSVENSGNIQAERVAIGAGDLFSVALRSSSSIQARQVEIRAGRGSRIDVAGDIDASTSETGQHGGAITVVGQRVAVDDATLDASGPGGGGTIEIGGGYRGAGEHRARRVSIGSGTTLRADATAFGDGGRVITWADHSTTYDGLATARGGPEGGDGGLVETSGKVRLRAAGLVDASAPRGKGGLWLLDPLDVVISDATTTPPVGGVFSPGASGATVSATDIRDVLESGTNVLVTTDVAGPETGNITWLAGNPLVASLVGVQTLTLDANGSIDLQSDITATGAALDLVLESGTGVLPDSVGDVGLADGISIDLNGGVFTASGAGAFIAGQTHTIAASALAFDFDGNVTLRNTLDTNLAASSTDDTFDITAPTVTVAGTLAAGNGVVLDGDAVLSADLSAGTGGVRITGATAVSNDVGVSTTGGGDIEFSGVVDGAVAGANDLDLSAGTGSITLGDDVGGTTRLGGFTINSANDVNATAIRSSSLQQVSGTGTTSISTLNVSGASGATLSGAAFDLGAIDAATGGLSISASGDIDLAGSLDVAGDVDVVSGGVATVSGSSFDAASFLFGGAGSARIGSDVSSNGDIVFDVPLQLTQAAVFESSVGNIEVNSTLQAGANDLALSANGINLSGGVGSVGGTGNITFQPIGNGDSIGIVSAGDLSISGSTLAALDDGFSRIIVGRGSGAHDIAIGAVSFSDPVLYRAPTGTASLDAGLTMTDLAGVEFDAGELVVATALGVSTDGGSITAGGVRLADGIGAAFSSAGGHILIDGPLLGTAGGAAESLAFDAGAGDVTIDGVVSGLSDLSFLSARNASLQSVTLTGTLETTASLTGDMAFGGAVDVARLDVSAATVSFADALSSTNEIVIATPGGATLFASMDAGGDITVAGPVELRGDVESVSGDVTLTGSTLLGSTVSVRALAGTLQLSAVDTDGNDLGLRAGEIDLAGGASSVGGGGALLIEPASDGTAIALGSAAGVGSGLDLGQDDLDALALGFDSVTVGRAAGSHSIQIGDTTFRNSTVLRSPNGQLAVSGIVDSSGSDLTLTGSTLLGNTILTGGGDLLLTGGGVTLQVDGVLDTTNGGAGGAVTIIGDVDSADATMPRSLAITAGSGDVTLGDTGRTRSLASFSLGTTGAASLGGLVVNGDLAITAADTMFRESVTAGGDATITSDVIITGTFEANQDLVIAGSVVLSGDSILRSGSGAVRVDGPIEGDSSASPRYLTIEASNGDVELLGSVGAAGGVGDVVIDSGGTVSAQSIRSAGDVSLNGADLLLGGGLVATGSVELDGPLHLGGDIDAGSSVRVNNRLTLLTDTEVRGEGVQFFGTINGDHELAIDGRGDAAELRSPVGGTTALSSLQIGGASARFGDVLLDGALVVDAAGDVSFVGSDVVAGSIDITGSRLVILGAAARELRTTGGVLRLPDIELGASPVLTLASSGGNIVVSGLSSVSQGSLDAFAGAGTIELGGASGLERITIVARDVDLTGSIEADEFSLQPSNAARPIVLGGPGGSAGLELSAAELARLSDGFRSIVIGRPDGTGGIDVLGGTLRAPLVLDGGLGSVRVSGSLAGVGNAILTVRGSLIEFGGSITTQGGAILFEAPVLLFADSSLVSQGGDWSTADGIEGAFALNADVGSGAIDIGDDVSVASLDLSAAAIDLGNETRTSGSQRFAGVLRPGERLVGGSIIVLGPMQLTGDTRIESSGDVELGAVDGNAALVIRAGDRAQAGPIGGTTALRSLDIEAASAFLESVRTSGNVRVRAGDISVGDNLLAQGTGSILLDGSVDVDGAVTIRSNATGADAIVFTGRVDGESDLRLRAPNGDIALASSVGSEQALRTFDVGANSIRVSDVATSGMQRYDAGAHVSGTLTGSEIAFERGITLVGDTSLLGTGSGGVHLLSTVDGAFALDIDADQGIVQLEGPVGTTVPLARLSLSGETNRIGDVFTAGEQTYNGATELLGNLEAVGPVRFQGRVVLPGDASVSSHVDGGVGIELLQGADGPGSLTLRAPNAGVALLGRLGEEAELGMLTIVESMRTRIDGSVRADSVRVLDGLGSVVLNGSLVATGTGGIELTGQNIAIDASIAAPMGPLVINNAGMLELNENLDLAGVSVLSQVGSGGVRLGTDILMPDGSVSFLGPVSLLEDRRIDAQSIEFRGAVDSDGTARSLSLLSQGDVSLLGPIGLDSTLASLETDAGGATRLGADVVVLGAVTFGDPVVLVGDTSIRAGETISFAGAIDGVAGNPADLVLATDVSGDGSDGAPLPIVEFGGDVGAVVPIGSLSVNAGGRDSVPVVPTILRTAEVVDGQVVPGSGDLRIVSLGDIEFGEFEKLSVLGDVALSAEGSVTLGDITALGEVRVTAPEIRLLSRPSGFVLTRFDFLDEDSGVDFVSGSGFTFSTEPVVVGGGPAPSFASPTGGDDRLGTLRSYQQRLYGEVALEDMQAGSTRLDLRSLGPSNTNVAEALAGAAPRVAGGDAVERDAFVDAAQRAKLQRLGIFARETPGTTRWQALAGRALYEDYGSFHRVGEFARAEVNEVTVDRLSGDRVQRALDAYDAMFASAEGEASNAAMLREMLTDEVEMYLTEQDVAATLGAAFAEHVQQQGTLVDDLRRLSGLRRELEALGLSPKERQDAWGVVLGQVRPEFMLTSEFEALLAYLDRPVSLEQETSP; encoded by the coding sequence GGATCGGTCGTCTTCTCGTGCTCGCGGGGACGACGCTGACAGTGCAAGCCGTTGCTTTGGCTGGCCCCGAGGGCGGCCGCGTGGTGCATGGTGGGGCATCCATCGAACGGGCCGGCCCTATAACCACGATTCGTGCCCAGAACAACGCGATCCTGGCGTTTGATCGATTCGATATCTCGGCCCACGAGACGGTGCGCTTCCTCCAGCCGACAGTGAATTCGCGGGTGCTGAATCGCATCACCGGGAACGATCCGTCGATCATCGCCGGTTCATTGCTCGCCAACGGCCAGGTCTACATCGTGAACCCGGCGGGCATCTACTTCACTGGGACTTCGATCGTTGATGTGGGCGGGTTGTATGCCGCTGCGGGCAACATGACCAACCAGGACTTCCTGGCCAATGTCGACACCTTCACGCTTTCAGGGGTGGTGTCCAATCACGGCCTGATCCAGGGCTCGGCCATCCACCTCCTTGGGCGTGAGGTCGCGAACCACGGGACGATCATCGCCGACGAGGGCATCGTCGCGCTCGGCTCGGGCGACGAGGTGCTGATGGGTGCGCCGCGGACGCGGATCTACGCGAAGCCGCAAGTCGGGCCGAGCAACAAACCCCACGGGAGTGTTGAGAACAGTGGCAACATCCAGGCCGAGCGGGTGGCCATCGGTGCGGGTGATCTGTTCAGCGTGGCCCTACGGAGCAGTTCGAGTATTCAGGCGCGGCAGGTTGAGATCCGTGCCGGCCGTGGCTCTCGCATTGATGTCGCAGGTGACATTGATGCCAGCACGAGCGAAACTGGCCAACACGGTGGAGCGATCACGGTGGTTGGCCAGCGTGTGGCCGTGGATGACGCGACCCTTGATGCGAGCGGCCCGGGTGGTGGAGGGACTATCGAGATCGGAGGCGGGTATCGAGGTGCGGGCGAGCATCGTGCGCGCCGCGTCTCCATCGGATCTGGCACCACGTTGCGCGCCGATGCGACCGCGTTCGGTGATGGCGGCCGTGTGATCACCTGGGCCGATCATTCAACGACGTATGACGGCCTTGCTACGGCCCGGGGTGGACCTGAGGGCGGCGACGGCGGCCTCGTCGAGACCTCGGGCAAGGTTCGGTTGCGGGCGGCGGGCCTTGTCGATGCGAGCGCGCCGCGAGGGAAGGGGGGCCTTTGGTTGCTCGACCCGCTCGATGTTGTGATTTCTGACGCAACGACGACGCCTCCGGTCGGCGGAGTGTTCAGCCCCGGAGCCAGCGGTGCCACGGTGTCGGCCACGGATATTCGCGACGTGCTCGAATCTGGAACGAACGTTCTCGTGACGACCGACGTCGCTGGACCCGAAACCGGGAACATTACCTGGCTCGCCGGCAACCCGCTTGTGGCATCGCTTGTGGGTGTTCAGACGCTGACTCTGGACGCCAACGGTTCGATCGATCTCCAATCGGACATTACGGCGACCGGGGCGGCTCTTGATCTGGTGTTGGAGTCGGGCACTGGCGTGTTACCCGATTCGGTCGGCGATGTCGGGCTGGCCGACGGTATCTCGATCGATCTGAACGGCGGTGTGTTCACGGCCAGCGGTGCCGGGGCGTTCATTGCGGGTCAAACGCACACAATTGCGGCCTCGGCATTGGCGTTCGACTTTGATGGCAACGTCACTCTGCGGAATACCTTGGATACGAACCTCGCAGCATCGAGCACCGACGATACCTTCGACATAACGGCCCCGACGGTAACTGTCGCGGGCACGCTTGCGGCGGGTAACGGTGTCGTGCTTGACGGTGACGCCGTGCTGTCCGCGGATCTGTCCGCTGGAACTGGGGGTGTACGCATCACCGGAGCGACAGCTGTCAGTAATGATGTCGGTGTATCTACTACGGGTGGCGGGGATATCGAATTCTCGGGCGTAGTTGATGGTGCTGTGGCCGGCGCGAACGATCTTGATCTGTCGGCCGGTACGGGGTCGATCACGCTTGGCGATGATGTGGGTGGCACGACACGCCTCGGCGGGTTCACGATCAACTCGGCAAACGACGTGAATGCGACCGCGATTCGCTCGTCCTCGCTGCAGCAAGTGAGCGGCACTGGAACGACTTCGATCTCGACGCTCAATGTATCCGGAGCTTCGGGTGCGACGCTTAGTGGCGCGGCGTTCGATCTGGGCGCGATCGATGCTGCGACCGGCGGGCTGTCGATATCGGCGTCGGGCGACATAGACCTGGCGGGGTCGCTTGATGTTGCCGGAGACGTTGACGTGGTCTCAGGTGGTGTCGCAACCGTGTCCGGATCGTCGTTCGATGCTGCCTCGTTTCTCTTTGGTGGGGCCGGGTCCGCGAGGATCGGTTCGGACGTCAGCTCCAACGGAGACATTGTGTTCGATGTCCCGTTGCAACTCACCCAGGCAGCGGTTTTCGAGTCTTCGGTCGGCAACATCGAAGTAAACTCGACGCTTCAAGCCGGGGCGAACGATCTGGCATTGTCCGCGAACGGAATCAACCTCTCGGGTGGGGTTGGTTCGGTCGGTGGCACCGGAAACATCACGTTCCAGCCAATTGGGAACGGCGATTCCATCGGCATCGTGTCGGCAGGAGACTTGTCGATCTCTGGCTCGACCCTGGCCGCGTTGGATGACGGGTTCTCGAGAATTATTGTCGGTCGCGGGAGCGGCGCGCACGACATCGCCATTGGGGCGGTGAGTTTCTCTGACCCGGTCTTGTACAGAGCACCCACTGGTACGGCTTCGCTTGATGCCGGGCTTACCATGACCGATCTTGCGGGCGTGGAGTTCGACGCAGGCGAGTTGGTTGTCGCTACGGCTCTCGGTGTTTCCACCGATGGTGGCTCGATCACGGCCGGAGGCGTACGTCTGGCTGACGGGATCGGCGCTGCGTTCAGTTCGGCGGGTGGTCATATCCTGATCGATGGCCCGCTGCTCGGGACGGCAGGAGGAGCAGCCGAGTCGCTTGCGTTCGATGCCGGTGCCGGCGACGTCACTATTGATGGTGTGGTGTCCGGTTTGTCAGATCTGTCGTTCTTGTCGGCTCGGAACGCTTCATTGCAGTCGGTCACGCTCACGGGCACGCTGGAAACGACGGCATCGCTTACCGGAGATATGGCCTTCGGGGGTGCAGTGGATGTCGCTCGATTGGACGTGTCGGCCGCTACGGTGAGTTTTGCTGACGCATTGTCGAGTACCAACGAGATCGTGATTGCCACGCCCGGTGGAGCCACGCTCTTCGCGTCGATGGACGCGGGCGGGGATATCACGGTGGCCGGCCCCGTCGAATTGCGTGGTGATGTAGAGAGTGTCTCGGGCGACGTCACACTAACCGGTTCGACATTGCTCGGATCGACGGTTTCGGTGCGTGCTCTGGCGGGGACACTGCAACTCTCGGCTGTCGATACCGATGGGAACGATCTGGGATTGCGCGCCGGTGAGATTGATCTGGCTGGCGGAGCCTCGAGCGTGGGGGGTGGGGGAGCCCTTTTGATCGAGCCGGCAAGTGATGGGACAGCCATTGCATTGGGGTCGGCGGCCGGGGTGGGAAGTGGCCTTGATCTCGGGCAGGACGACCTTGATGCGCTCGCCCTCGGGTTCGATTCGGTGACGGTCGGTCGGGCAGCGGGCTCGCATTCGATCCAGATCGGCGACACGACGTTTCGCAACTCCACCGTGCTTCGATCGCCAAATGGCCAGTTGGCGGTTTCGGGCATCGTCGATTCCAGTGGCTCGGATCTCACACTCACCGGCTCGACGCTTCTGGGCAACACGATCCTGACGGGCGGTGGCGATCTGCTGCTCACCGGCGGGGGCGTTACGCTGCAAGTCGACGGCGTGCTCGACACGACCAACGGCGGTGCGGGCGGTGCCGTCACGATCATTGGCGACGTTGATTCGGCCGACGCTACGATGCCGCGAAGCCTGGCGATCACGGCAGGTAGCGGCGATGTCACGCTTGGTGACACGGGAAGGACGCGGTCGCTGGCCTCGTTCTCGCTTGGAACGACCGGTGCGGCTTCGCTGGGTGGTCTGGTGGTCAACGGCGACCTAGCCATCACAGCGGCGGATACGATGTTCCGTGAGAGCGTAACTGCTGGTGGAGACGCGACGATTACGTCGGATGTCATTATCACAGGTACATTTGAAGCGAACCAGGATCTTGTGATCGCCGGCAGCGTTGTGCTTTCGGGCGATTCGATACTCCGCAGCGGGAGTGGGGCCGTACGTGTCGACGGGCCGATCGAGGGTGATTCGTCGGCATCACCGCGCTACTTGACTATCGAGGCGAGCAACGGTGATGTTGAGTTGCTCGGTAGCGTCGGCGCGGCTGGCGGTGTGGGCGATGTGGTGATTGACAGCGGTGGCACAGTTTCGGCGCAGTCCATCCGATCGGCGGGCGACGTGTCGCTCAACGGTGCGGATCTCCTGCTCGGGGGTGGGCTCGTGGCCACAGGCTCGGTCGAACTTGATGGGCCGCTGCACCTTGGTGGAGACATCGACGCTGGCTCGAGTGTGCGCGTCAACAATCGTTTGACCTTACTGACCGATACGGAGGTGCGCGGTGAAGGCGTTCAGTTCTTCGGTACGATCAATGGGGATCACGAGCTTGCCATCGATGGGCGAGGTGATGCGGCGGAATTGCGTTCACCGGTTGGTGGTACCACGGCCTTGTCGAGCCTTCAGATCGGAGGGGCGTCCGCGAGATTTGGAGATGTCCTGCTCGACGGAGCGCTGGTTGTCGATGCCGCCGGGGACGTCTCGTTTGTTGGCTCGGATGTGGTTGCGGGTTCGATCGATATCACTGGTTCGCGGTTGGTTATCTTGGGGGCAGCGGCGCGCGAGCTTCGAACGACTGGTGGTGTACTCAGGCTACCAGACATAGAACTCGGTGCCAGTCCCGTGCTCACGCTGGCCTCTTCCGGTGGCAACATAGTCGTGTCGGGCCTGTCATCGGTATCGCAGGGATCGCTTGACGCATTCGCGGGTGCCGGCACCATCGAATTGGGCGGCGCATCCGGGCTCGAACGAATCACGATCGTCGCTCGGGACGTCGACTTGACTGGTTCCATTGAAGCGGACGAGTTTTCGCTGCAACCCTCCAACGCGGCGAGGCCAATCGTGCTTGGCGGGCCGGGTGGTTCGGCGGGCCTCGAACTCTCTGCGGCAGAACTCGCGCGATTGTCGGATGGATTCCGCTCGATCGTGATCGGCCGGCCGGACGGGACGGGTGGCATCGATGTTCTCGGAGGGACTTTGCGAGCCCCGCTCGTTCTCGACGGCGGGCTCGGTTCGGTTCGCGTCAGCGGGTCGCTTGCCGGCGTGGGCAACGCAATCCTCACGGTTCGTGGTAGCTTGATTGAATTCGGTGGTAGCATTACGACTCAGGGAGGTGCCATCCTATTCGAGGCCCCGGTGCTTCTGTTCGCGGACTCTTCGCTCGTGAGCCAGGGTGGGGACTGGAGCACGGCAGATGGCATTGAGGGCGCGTTTGCGCTCAACGCCGATGTGGGCTCTGGGGCGATTGACATTGGCGACGACGTGTCGGTCGCCTCGCTCGATCTCTCGGCGGCGGCTATTGATCTCGGGAACGAGACTCGAACGAGCGGCTCGCAGCGATTCGCTGGGGTGCTTCGTCCGGGCGAGCGACTCGTCGGCGGTTCGATCATCGTGCTGGGGCCGATGCAACTCACTGGTGACACCCGTATTGAATCGAGCGGAGACGTCGAGCTCGGCGCGGTTGACGGGAATGCGGCGCTCGTGATCCGCGCGGGCGATCGAGCCCAAGCAGGACCCATCGGTGGCACAACGGCGCTCCGATCGCTCGACATCGAAGCCGCAAGCGCGTTTCTGGAGTCGGTCCGCACATCCGGCAACGTCCGCGTCCGAGCGGGCGATATTTCTGTTGGTGACAATCTGCTGGCTCAGGGTACTGGGTCGATCTTGCTCGATGGCAGTGTCGACGTGGACGGTGCCGTGACGATTCGGAGCAATGCCACTGGGGCGGATGCCATCGTGTTCACCGGCAGAGTGGATGGTGAAAGTGACCTGCGCCTGCGGGCACCCAACGGCGACATTGCTCTGGCCTCCTCCGTTGGCTCGGAACAAGCCCTACGAACCTTTGATGTTGGTGCGAACTCGATCAGGGTCTCAGACGTTGCCACGAGCGGAATGCAACGATACGACGCTGGGGCACACGTGTCGGGCACACTAACCGGATCCGAGATCGCGTTTGAACGGGGTATCACCCTTGTCGGCGATACGAGTCTGCTTGGCACAGGCTCGGGTGGTGTTCACCTGCTGTCGACTGTGGACGGAGCGTTCGCCCTCGATATCGATGCCGACCAAGGCATTGTGCAACTGGAGGGCCCAGTCGGAACGACTGTGCCGCTGGCTCGCTTGTCTTTATCCGGCGAGACCAACAGGATCGGAGACGTGTTTACCGCGGGTGAACAGACGTACAACGGAGCGACCGAACTTCTCGGAAACCTGGAGGCGGTTGGGCCGGTCCGTTTCCAAGGTCGCGTAGTGCTGCCAGGTGACGCTTCTGTTTCGTCACATGTCGACGGCGGCGTTGGCATTGAACTCCTCCAAGGCGCCGATGGGCCGGGATCACTCACGCTCAGGGCACCGAACGCAGGCGTGGCGCTGCTTGGTCGCCTTGGTGAAGAAGCCGAGTTGGGCATGCTGACGATCGTAGAGTCCATGCGGACTCGGATCGATGGATCCGTCCGGGCGGATTCGGTCCGAGTCCTCGACGGGCTCGGTTCGGTGGTGCTCAATGGCTCGCTGGTGGCAACGGGGACGGGGGGCATCGAACTCACTGGGCAGAACATCGCTATCGACGCGAGCATCGCCGCACCGATGGGCCCTTTGGTTATCAACAACGCGGGCATGCTTGAGCTGAACGAGAACTTGGACCTGGCGGGCGTGTCGGTCTTGTCACAGGTCGGCTCTGGCGGCGTCCGACTCGGGACCGACATTTTGATGCCCGATGGGTCTGTGTCGTTCCTCGGGCCGGTGTCGTTATTGGAAGATCGTCGGATCGACGCGCAGAGCATCGAGTTTCGAGGGGCCGTTGATTCGGACGGCACCGCACGATCTCTGTCCCTTTTGAGCCAGGGCGATGTTTCGCTCCTCGGGCCCATCGGGCTGGATTCGACACTCGCATCTCTGGAGACGGATGCCGGCGGAGCGACTCGGCTTGGTGCCGACGTCGTTGTGCTCGGGGCCGTGACATTTGGCGATCCCGTCGTGCTCGTGGGCGATACCTCGATCCGTGCGGGCGAGACTATCAGCTTTGCGGGAGCCATCGATGGCGTGGCGGGCAACCCGGCCGACTTGGTACTCGCGACCGATGTCTCCGGTGATGGTTCGGACGGAGCACCGTTGCCGATCGTCGAGTTTGGGGGGGATGTTGGAGCGGTGGTGCCGATTGGCAGCCTCAGCGTGAATGCTGGCGGCCGAGACTCGGTGCCCGTGGTTCCCACGATTCTGCGGACTGCCGAGGTTGTGGACGGCCAGGTGGTTCCGGGCTCGGGTGACCTCCGCATCGTCTCGCTTGGCGACATCGAGTTCGGTGAGTTCGAGAAGCTCTCGGTGCTTGGTGACGTGGCGCTCAGCGCCGAGGGGTCGGTGACGCTGGGTGACATCACGGCGCTTGGCGAAGTCCGGGTGACTGCACCAGAGATCCGCCTGCTCTCAAGGCCAAGCGGTTTTGTGCTCACCAGGTTCGACTTCCTCGATGAGGATTCCGGTGTCGACTTCGTGTCTGGAAGCGGGTTCACGTTTTCGACCGAGCCGGTGGTAGTTGGCGGCGGGCCCGCACCAAGCTTCGCTTCACCTACAGGCGGCGATGATCGCCTGGGCACGCTGCGATCCTACCAGCAGCGTTTGTACGGTGAGGTCGCGCTGGAAGACATGCAGGCCGGTTCCACACGGCTCGATCTTCGATCCCTGGGGCCGTCGAACACGAATGTGGCCGAGGCCCTGGCCGGCGCCGCACCGCGGGTCGCCGGTGGCGACGCGGTGGAACGTGATGCGTTCGTTGATGCGGCCCAGCGTGCGAAGTTGCAGCGACTGGGTATCTTCGCCCGTGAAACGCCGGGTACGACACGTTGGCAGGCACTCGCTGGCCGTGCGCTGTATGAGGACTACGGCAGCTTCCATCGTGTGGGCGAGTTTGCCCGGGCCGAGGTCAACGAGGTTACCGTCGATCGGCTCTCGGGCGACCGTGTCCAGCGGGCCTTGGATGCGTACGACGCGATGTTTGCATCCGCCGAGGGCGAGGCAAGCAACGCGGCGATGCTGCGTGAGATGCTGACTGACGAGGTCGAAATGTATCTGACCGAGCAGGATGTTGCAGCCACGCTCGGCGCAGCCTTTGCAGAGCATGTGCAGCAGCAAGGCACGCTCGTGGATGATTTGCGTCGGCTCAGCGGGCTCCGCCGCGAACTCGAAGCGCTCGGACTGAGCCCGAAGGAGCGTCAGGACGCATGGGGTGTGGTGTTGGGGCAGGTCCGGCCCGAGTTCATGCTCACCTCGGAGTTCGAAGCGTTGCTAGCCTATCTTGATCGCCCCGTGAGCCTTGAACAGGAAACCAGCCCATGA
- the tssA gene encoding type VI secretion system protein TssA, with the protein MSTLDLDVILAGVSVENPCGEDLAYDADAVALFDLAAGTPERQIGDVVVPAEEPNWGEVKNKATALLGRTLDLRVGMQVLASLIETEGFEGLRIGVALIRGMVTQHWDGVHPKLDPEDNNDPTERMNIVASLAAPPDAFGDDSMRIQARIRACPFTASASLGRYGLRDLQLASGEISTQADEESPSISTIKAALADTPAEQLQHSLQCLQEAIEGVDEIDRTLTERVGAGNAPDLSAFQKLLETIAEHIRSGLGERGYSADLGGEADGELPADSAGGAAAIAAPTAPTGAIQSRQDVLDALDRICAYYVSSEPSSPVPVLLVRARRLVTMSFVDIVRDLTPDAVGQIELLAGDRSVADEDS; encoded by the coding sequence ATGAGTACGCTCGACCTGGATGTGATTCTCGCCGGTGTGTCAGTAGAAAATCCATGCGGCGAAGACTTAGCCTACGACGCGGACGCTGTGGCGTTGTTCGATCTGGCCGCCGGAACACCCGAGCGGCAGATTGGCGATGTCGTAGTGCCGGCCGAGGAGCCCAACTGGGGCGAGGTCAAGAACAAGGCCACGGCGCTGCTCGGGCGCACGCTCGACCTGCGTGTCGGGATGCAGGTCCTGGCTTCGCTGATCGAGACCGAGGGCTTCGAGGGATTGCGCATTGGTGTGGCGTTGATTCGGGGCATGGTCACGCAGCATTGGGATGGTGTTCACCCGAAACTCGATCCCGAGGACAACAACGATCCGACCGAACGCATGAACATCGTCGCTTCGCTCGCGGCCCCGCCGGACGCCTTCGGCGATGACTCGATGCGCATCCAGGCCCGGATACGAGCGTGCCCTTTTACGGCGTCGGCCAGCCTGGGTCGATACGGGCTGCGGGACCTCCAGTTGGCCAGCGGTGAGATTTCGACCCAGGCCGATGAGGAGTCTCCGAGTATCTCGACGATTAAGGCTGCATTGGCCGATACACCCGCCGAGCAGCTCCAGCACTCGCTCCAGTGTCTCCAAGAGGCAATCGAGGGCGTTGACGAGATCGATCGGACGCTGACCGAGCGTGTCGGAGCCGGTAACGCACCGGACCTGAGCGCGTTTCAGAAGCTGCTTGAGACGATCGCCGAGCACATCCGTTCTGGTCTCGGAGAGCGCGGCTATTCGGCGGACTTAGGGGGCGAAGCTGATGGCGAGTTGCCAGCGGATTCCGCTGGAGGCGCCGCAGCCATTGCGGCACCAACCGCACCTACTGGCGCGATCCAGTCTCGACAGGATGTACTGGACGCACTCGACCGGATCTGCGCGTATTACGTTTCCAGCGAGCCTTCGAGCCCTGTGCCGGTGCTCTTGGTTCGGGCACGGCGGTTGGTCACGATGTCGTTCGTCGATATCGTGCGTGACCTGACGCCCGATGCGGTGGGGCAGATCGAGTTACTCGCCGGAGACCGGTCTGTGGCCGACGAGGATTCTTGA
- a CDS encoding DUF4150 domain-containing protein, giving the protein MFPASTTMAGQVIAMPNVCLTPTPVGPVPIPYPSIAMLPQATQVSTKVTFGNKPVVLLQSQTPSTTGDSAGSNGGVMSGVFMGPAVYKKVSAKVQVEGKGVGYQTGMMGLNGSNPNVPAFAQSVPSQSLILVSP; this is encoded by the coding sequence ATGTTCCCCGCTTCAACAACCATGGCCGGACAAGTCATCGCCATGCCGAACGTGTGCCTCACGCCCACGCCAGTAGGCCCAGTCCCGATCCCCTACCCAAGCATCGCGATGCTGCCGCAGGCGACCCAAGTATCCACGAAAGTGACTTTCGGCAACAAGCCCGTCGTACTGCTGCAATCGCAGACACCCTCGACCACCGGCGACTCTGCCGGCAGCAACGGCGGCGTGATGTCGGGCGTGTTCATGGGACCAGCGGTCTACAAGAAGGTCAGCGCCAAGGTGCAAGTTGAAGGGAAAGGCGTTGGCTACCAGACCGGAATGATGGGCCTCAACGGGAGCAACCCCAACGTGCCTGCGTTTGCCCAGAGCGTCCCCAGTCAGTCACTAATCCTCGTCAGCCCATAA
- a CDS encoding DUF3540 domain-containing protein has product MTASNGEGYVIGIIPGESRTRVEFDGSTIRVLDINGQAVLEYDEHSSKVRLVGIGDLEVATPAGDLTLASGKRVHISGGTGIDLVSAGMVRTMTPRASTILGSGEYRVGTERLDIAATTTNASVGQFSIAGTRASVVFGSVRASVDRLESISSTVICRTQDFFSDVSRLAQATASRMRLVVQEGFYLRSGRTHMRSQQTTRIDGAKIHLG; this is encoded by the coding sequence GTGACCGCGTCGAACGGCGAGGGATACGTAATCGGAATCATCCCCGGAGAGTCACGCACCCGAGTTGAGTTCGATGGCAGCACGATCCGAGTACTGGATATCAATGGCCAAGCCGTACTCGAGTACGACGAGCATTCCTCCAAGGTACGACTCGTTGGCATTGGCGACTTGGAAGTCGCAACGCCTGCGGGCGATCTGACGCTGGCGTCCGGAAAGCGTGTACACATCTCTGGAGGCACTGGCATCGATCTCGTCAGCGCTGGCATGGTGCGCACGATGACGCCTCGTGCTTCGACAATTCTTGGCTCCGGGGAGTATCGTGTTGGAACAGAACGGCTCGACATCGCTGCCACAACCACGAACGCCAGCGTTGGCCAGTTCTCGATCGCCGGCACCAGAGCTTCCGTGGTGTTTGGCTCGGTACGTGCCTCTGTCGATCGGCTGGAGAGTATTTCAAGTACGGTCATCTGCCGTACGCAAGACTTTTTCTCCGATGTATCACGCCTCGCCCAGGCAACGGCTTCTCGTATGCGTCTGGTGGTCCAAGAGGGCTTCTATCTTCGGAGTGGACGCACCCACATGCGTTCGCAGCAAACCACGCGTATTGATGGTGCCAAGATCCATCTCGGCTGA